From a single Nostoc sp. MS1 genomic region:
- a CDS encoding DUF1877 family protein produces MEIWRSPKLLLTISQPHRAKIDRGEYMGWELELNAIPAQCTLLESVLNGDIDAEYLTFVRSYFRLRRQQQSRINKFPYGEAEYKRFVDALEELVETHPGIEHRYCDLDRRFDCIKWLLMKCALDQEEELLAVTAITGHSNVLPSARSIQGFPIRWTPPDKCKLIHIWLSDIAVEDIKSKYETILMQDAQLYKWQQAIDTNEAWEWIVSDFMALNQFYQDVVDNSEAVLVVTD; encoded by the coding sequence ATGGAAATATGGCGATCGCCCAAGCTATTATTAACTATTTCACAGCCTCATAGAGCCAAGATTGACAGAGGAGAATACATGGGTTGGGAACTCGAACTGAACGCCATCCCCGCACAATGCACCTTACTCGAAAGCGTCCTCAACGGTGATATTGATGCTGAATATCTTACGTTTGTACGGAGCTATTTTCGTTTACGCCGCCAACAGCAAAGTCGAATCAACAAGTTTCCTTACGGTGAGGCTGAATATAAACGGTTTGTCGATGCTCTTGAGGAACTTGTGGAAACGCACCCTGGAATTGAGCATCGCTACTGCGATCTTGATCGGCGATTCGATTGTATAAAATGGTTGTTGATGAAATGTGCTTTGGATCAAGAGGAAGAATTGTTAGCTGTCACTGCAATTACTGGCCATTCAAACGTATTACCTTCGGCACGCAGTATACAGGGATTCCCCATCCGTTGGACTCCTCCTGATAAATGCAAATTGATTCACATTTGGCTAAGTGATATCGCTGTAGAAGACATTAAGTCAAAGTACGAAACGATACTTATGCAAGACGCACAGCTTTACAAGTGGCAACAGGCGATCGATACTAACGAGGCATGGGAGTGGATAGTCAGCGATTTCATGGCACTCAATCAATTCTACCAAGATGTGGTAGATAATTCAGAGGCTGTCCTTGTAGTCACCGATTAA
- a CDS encoding glycosyl transferase translates to MKRPILYIAITNHGFGHATRTASVAATIQKLYPEVLLIIVTTAPRWLLECYIEGDFIHRQRAFDLGVVQSDSLNMDKEATKTKLLEIKKQQNSLIASEVNFIRQNRVDLIFADIPFLAPLFAKAAGIPCWMMSNFGWDFIYRDWGGEFVAIADWISECYSGCDRLFRLPFHEPLSAFPNITDVGLTGGSPRYSAEELGSTWGITAPKDQTILLTFGGLGLQQIPYNNLKHFPDWQFIIFDKSAPDLPNLIKITDRKYRPVDFMPICGRVISKPGYGTFSEATLLDTPLVTIPRDDFAEAAFLLKGLVNYNSHQILTPEEFFDGNWDFLSQPVQPPKETQPIAKDGNMAIAQAIINYFTAS, encoded by the coding sequence ATGAAACGCCCCATCTTATATATAGCCATCACCAACCACGGCTTCGGCCATGCTACTCGCACCGCCTCAGTCGCCGCCACAATTCAAAAGTTATATCCAGAAGTGCTGTTAATTATAGTGACTACCGCCCCTCGGTGGTTGCTGGAATGCTATATAGAAGGGGATTTTATCCATCGTCAACGCGCTTTTGATTTGGGTGTAGTCCAGTCTGATAGTTTGAATATGGATAAGGAAGCAACTAAGACGAAATTATTAGAAATTAAAAAGCAGCAAAATTCCCTCATTGCTTCCGAAGTCAATTTCATCCGCCAAAATAGGGTGGATTTGATATTTGCTGATATTCCCTTTCTCGCACCATTATTTGCCAAAGCCGCAGGTATTCCTTGCTGGATGATGAGTAATTTTGGCTGGGATTTTATCTACCGTGACTGGGGAGGGGAATTTGTAGCTATTGCTGATTGGATTAGTGAATGTTATTCTGGGTGCGATCGCCTGTTTCGTCTCCCCTTCCACGAACCGTTATCCGCTTTCCCCAATATCACAGATGTGGGTTTAACTGGTGGTTCTCCTCGTTACTCTGCTGAGGAACTGGGTTCTACTTGGGGTATCACCGCACCCAAAGATCAAACTATCCTCCTCACTTTTGGCGGTTTAGGTTTACAACAAATTCCCTACAACAACCTCAAGCATTTTCCCGATTGGCAATTCATTATCTTTGATAAATCAGCCCCAGATTTACCTAATTTAATCAAAATTACAGACCGCAAATATCGCCCAGTCGATTTTATGCCTATTTGTGGGCGAGTTATTTCCAAACCTGGTTACGGTACGTTTTCTGAAGCCACCCTCTTAGATACACCTCTTGTCACTATTCCCCGTGATGACTTTGCGGAAGCTGCTTTTTTACTCAAGGGATTGGTTAACTATAATTCCCATCAAATTTTGACTCCAGAAGAATTTTTTGATGGTAACTGGGATTTCCTCTCTCAACCAGTGCAACCACCAAAGGAAACACAACCAATTGCTAAGGATGGAAATATGGCGATCGCCCAAGCTATTATTAACTATTTCACAGCCTCATAG
- a CDS encoding ribbon-helix-helix domain-containing protein, whose translation MLAGKKVIASHFDPAVSKQLKQLALEQDTTVQALLSEALNELFEKYGKKPIA comes from the coding sequence ATGCTTGCGGGTAAAAAAGTGATCGCTAGTCATTTTGACCCGGCTGTATCTAAACAGTTAAAACAACTAGCACTGGAGCAAGACACCACAGTTCAAGCTTTGTTATCTGAAGCATTAAATGAACTGTTTGAGAAATACGGCAAGAAGCCAATAGCTTGA